One region of Chitinophaga varians genomic DNA includes:
- the gcvP gene encoding aminomethyl-transferring glycine dehydrogenase: protein MNLFDIQQIEFVHRHIGPNEAEKTQMLETIGTANLDELINKTVPGAIRMQHPLAVPAAMSESDYLRHLKEVSLKNKVMRNYIGQGYFDTITPSVILRNVFENPGWYTQYTPYQAEISQGRLESLLNYQTMVSDLTGLPISNASLLDEATAAAEAMTMFFNALNKDHDHVTRPKFFVDTNVYPQTLDVIQTRATPLHIEVVVGDYKTAQFDANYFGALIQYPNNVGAVEDYQDFIQKVHAVGAFVGVATDLLALTLLTSPGELGADAAFGSAQRFGVPLGFGGPHAAFFAVKDDFKRSIPGRIIGVSIDAQGQRALRMALQTREQHIKREKATSNICTAQALLANMAAMYAVYHGPEGLKNIATRVALLTAALAEKLQAKGLKLVAGNFFDTIVIEGAANVKAAAEAAGINLRYFANGQVGISIDETATIADINDILGVFGAGSTDAASISNGKAAIPAGLERTSTYLQHPVFNSYHSESLMMRYLKMLENKDLSLNTSMISLGSCTMKLNAASEMIPLSWAHWSKMHPFAPKEQAGGYLQMTSELGEYLSKITGFDSCSLQPNSGAQGEYAGLLVIRQYHESRGEGHRNVMLIPISAHGTNPASAVMAGFKVVVVKALENGYIDVEDLKAKASLHSKDLAGIMITYPSTYGVYEESVKEICATIHEHGGQVYMDGANMNAQVGLTAPGIIGADVCHLNLHKTFAIPHGGGGPGMGPICVAKHLTPFLPGHVELNNGKVSHAVSAAPFGSASILLISYAYIRMLGNTGVKQASEYAILNANYMKARLEKAYDILYTGVNGTCAHEFIVDLRPFKASAGIEAEDVAKRLMDYGFHAPTMSFPVPGTIMIEPTESEDKGELDRFCDALLAIREEIRAVEEGTADKQNNVLKNAPHTQHVITADEWTRPYSRQQAAFPLEYVKANKFWPSVSRVNNTHGDRNLICTCEPVSAYEESVA from the coding sequence ATGAATCTTTTTGATATCCAACAAATTGAATTCGTGCACCGTCACATTGGTCCGAATGAAGCTGAGAAGACCCAGATGCTGGAAACCATAGGTACAGCCAATCTGGACGAGCTGATCAACAAAACTGTTCCCGGCGCCATCCGCATGCAGCATCCGCTGGCAGTTCCGGCTGCGATGAGCGAGAGCGATTACCTACGCCATCTGAAAGAGGTTTCCCTGAAGAACAAAGTAATGCGCAATTACATTGGCCAGGGCTACTTTGACACGATCACGCCTAGCGTAATCCTGCGTAACGTATTCGAGAACCCAGGATGGTACACGCAGTACACCCCGTATCAGGCGGAGATTTCCCAGGGAAGACTGGAAAGCCTGCTCAACTACCAGACGATGGTAAGCGACCTGACAGGGTTACCTATTTCCAACGCGTCACTGCTGGATGAAGCCACTGCCGCTGCAGAAGCAATGACCATGTTCTTCAACGCCCTCAACAAAGACCACGACCACGTAACCAGGCCTAAGTTTTTTGTAGATACCAACGTTTATCCCCAGACACTGGACGTTATCCAGACCCGTGCCACTCCCCTGCACATTGAAGTAGTGGTGGGTGATTACAAAACAGCGCAGTTCGACGCCAATTACTTCGGCGCGCTGATACAATACCCCAATAATGTGGGTGCTGTGGAAGATTACCAGGATTTCATCCAGAAAGTTCATGCAGTGGGCGCTTTTGTAGGCGTGGCCACTGACCTGCTGGCACTGACCCTGCTGACCTCCCCGGGAGAACTGGGTGCTGACGCCGCTTTCGGTTCCGCACAGCGTTTTGGTGTTCCTTTGGGCTTTGGTGGTCCTCACGCTGCCTTCTTCGCAGTGAAAGACGACTTCAAACGTTCCATCCCCGGCCGTATCATCGGTGTGAGCATCGACGCGCAAGGCCAGCGTGCCCTGCGTATGGCGCTGCAAACCCGTGAGCAGCACATCAAACGTGAAAAAGCCACTTCCAATATCTGTACCGCTCAGGCCCTCCTGGCTAATATGGCTGCTATGTACGCCGTATACCATGGCCCTGAAGGACTGAAGAACATCGCTACCCGTGTGGCGCTGCTCACTGCTGCCCTGGCAGAAAAATTACAGGCAAAAGGACTGAAGCTGGTTGCCGGCAATTTCTTCGACACCATCGTGATCGAAGGCGCCGCCAATGTGAAAGCAGCCGCTGAAGCAGCCGGTATCAACCTGCGTTATTTCGCTAACGGCCAGGTAGGTATCTCTATCGATGAAACCGCCACTATTGCCGACATCAACGATATCCTCGGTGTATTTGGCGCCGGCAGCACAGACGCAGCCAGCATCTCCAACGGTAAAGCCGCTATCCCTGCAGGCCTGGAGCGCACCTCCACTTACCTGCAACATCCGGTGTTCAACAGCTATCACAGCGAATCGCTGATGATGCGTTACCTGAAAATGCTGGAGAACAAAGACCTGTCCCTGAACACGTCCATGATCTCCCTCGGTTCCTGCACCATGAAGCTGAACGCTGCTTCTGAAATGATTCCGCTGAGCTGGGCCCACTGGAGCAAAATGCACCCGTTTGCCCCGAAAGAACAAGCTGGCGGTTACCTGCAGATGACTTCCGAACTGGGCGAATACCTCAGCAAAATCACCGGTTTCGACTCCTGCAGCCTGCAACCTAACAGCGGTGCCCAGGGCGAATATGCCGGTCTGCTGGTGATCCGTCAATACCATGAAAGCAGAGGCGAAGGACACCGTAACGTGATGCTGATCCCTATCAGCGCCCACGGTACTAACCCCGCTTCCGCAGTGATGGCCGGTTTCAAGGTAGTAGTAGTGAAAGCGCTGGAAAACGGCTACATCGACGTAGAAGACCTGAAAGCCAAAGCCTCTTTACATTCCAAAGATCTCGCCGGTATCATGATCACTTATCCTTCCACCTATGGTGTATATGAAGAATCAGTGAAAGAAATCTGTGCTACCATCCACGAACACGGTGGCCAGGTTTATATGGACGGCGCCAATATGAACGCACAGGTAGGCCTCACTGCACCGGGCATCATCGGCGCAGACGTATGCCACCTGAACCTGCACAAAACCTTCGCTATCCCTCACGGTGGCGGCGGTCCCGGCATGGGCCCCATCTGCGTGGCAAAACACCTGACGCCGTTCCTGCCAGGTCACGTGGAACTGAACAATGGTAAAGTATCCCACGCGGTATCTGCAGCACCGTTCGGTTCTGCCAGCATCCTGCTCATCTCTTACGCTTACATCCGCATGCTCGGCAACACCGGCGTAAAACAGGCTTCTGAATATGCTATCCTGAACGCCAACTACATGAAGGCGAGACTGGAAAAAGCATATGATATCCTGTACACCGGCGTAAACGGCACCTGCGCCCACGAGTTCATCGTAGACCTCCGTCCGTTTAAAGCCTCTGCCGGCATTGAAGCGGAAGATGTGGCCAAACGCCTGATGGACTACGGCTTCCACGCTCCTACCATGAGCTTCCCGGTACCGGGCACCATCATGATCGAGCCTACCGAAAGTGAGGACAAAGGTGAACTGGACCGCTTCTGCGATGCCCTGCTGGCCATCCGCGAAGAAATCCGCGCAGTGGAAGAAGGTACCGCCGACAAACAGAACAACGTACTCAAAAACGCGCCACATACCCAG
- a CDS encoding YkgJ family cysteine cluster protein yields MSKILEDWEQKAKDKQKANKQFLQKLQTRRGKGVEKLLPELHDEAFSHIDCMDCARCCKSISPRFKAPDIKRISKYLGMKEGAFIDTYLRIDKDEDYVVKSSPCPFLGGDNGCSIYDVRPGDCANYPYTDSYDFFKRPNITYENSTICPAVFYILEKLKDTMKI; encoded by the coding sequence ATGAGCAAGATTTTAGAAGACTGGGAACAGAAGGCCAAAGACAAACAAAAGGCCAATAAACAATTCCTGCAGAAGTTGCAGACACGCCGCGGTAAAGGGGTGGAGAAACTGCTGCCGGAACTTCATGATGAGGCGTTCAGCCATATCGACTGTATGGACTGCGCCCGCTGCTGCAAATCTATCAGCCCGCGCTTCAAAGCTCCGGACATCAAAAGGATATCCAAATACCTGGGCATGAAAGAAGGCGCTTTTATTGATACTTACCTCCGTATTGACAAAGATGAGGATTATGTGGTGAAGTCAAGCCCCTGCCCGTTTTTAGGGGGAGATAACGGCTGCAGCATTTATGACGTGCGCCCGGGCGACTGCGCCAACTACCCCTATACTGACAGCTACGATTTTTTCAAACGCCCCAATATCACCTACGAAAACAGTACGATCTGTCCTGCAGTGTTCTATATACTTGAAAAGTTGAAAGACACGATGAAGATTTAG
- a CDS encoding MFS transporter — protein sequence MDTTASTPRNDPYASLRYKEFNYYLVIRFALVFALAMQFAIIEWKVYALSHDPFSLGLIGLSEVIPAVTLAPFAGHLVDKREKRGLLLKCVIAYLFISTGLFLLTWDKAVAGLSTQLILLSIYFLVFTGGIVRAFVSPSNFSLMSLLVPRALYANASTWSSSAWQIGGVLGPALGGLCIHWFGVHWSMLLVVAIFLAPLYSLIQIKPKPIYYKEKGETFLQGLTSGMRFVWNTKVVLGAMALDMFAVLFGGAVAMLPAYATDVLHVGSLGYGLLRSAPAVGALITMFIIAHKPLVNKPGIKLLAAVFGFGLSIILFGVSTSFWLSMAALLISGALDGISVIIRQTILQLKTPDDMRGRVASVSSMFVGSSNELGAFESGFMARQLGLVTSVVFGGCVTLAVVVTTYVISPAMRKLDLKP from the coding sequence TTGGACACAACGGCCTCTACACCCAGAAACGACCCATACGCATCGCTACGTTACAAGGAATTTAACTATTATCTGGTCATTCGCTTCGCACTTGTGTTTGCACTGGCCATGCAGTTCGCCATCATTGAATGGAAAGTATATGCTTTATCACACGACCCTTTTTCCCTTGGGTTGATAGGATTGTCAGAAGTGATTCCGGCTGTGACGCTGGCGCCTTTTGCCGGACATCTGGTAGACAAGCGGGAAAAACGGGGATTGTTGCTGAAATGTGTGATCGCCTATCTCTTTATCAGTACCGGCCTTTTTCTGCTGACGTGGGACAAAGCCGTGGCGGGCCTCTCCACCCAACTGATTTTATTATCGATCTATTTCCTGGTATTTACCGGCGGTATTGTGCGGGCCTTTGTCAGTCCTTCCAATTTCTCCCTCATGTCTTTGCTGGTGCCGCGTGCGTTATATGCCAACGCCTCTACCTGGAGCAGTTCCGCCTGGCAGATCGGGGGCGTGCTGGGGCCTGCATTGGGCGGGCTGTGTATCCACTGGTTTGGAGTACACTGGTCGATGTTGCTGGTGGTGGCTATTTTCCTGGCGCCGCTTTACAGCCTGATTCAGATCAAGCCTAAGCCGATTTACTATAAAGAGAAAGGGGAGACTTTCTTACAGGGACTGACCAGCGGGATGCGTTTTGTATGGAACACAAAAGTGGTGCTGGGCGCTATGGCGCTGGACATGTTCGCCGTCTTGTTTGGCGGTGCGGTGGCCATGTTGCCGGCTTACGCCACTGACGTGCTGCATGTGGGTTCGCTGGGATATGGACTATTGCGTTCCGCGCCGGCTGTCGGCGCATTGATCACCATGTTTATCATTGCACATAAACCGTTGGTCAATAAGCCGGGTATTAAACTGCTGGCGGCCGTATTTGGTTTTGGCCTGAGCATCATTCTCTTTGGCGTGTCTACCAGCTTCTGGCTGTCTATGGCCGCCCTGCTGATCAGCGGAGCGCTGGATGGCATCAGTGTTATTATCCGCCAGACGATACTTCAGTTGAAAACGCCGGATGACATGCGGGGCCGTGTGGCTTCTGTCAGCTCCATGTTCGTAGGTTCCTCCAATGAGCTGGGAGCTTTTGAGAGCGGCTTTATGGCGCGGCAGCTGGGACTGGTCACCTCTGTGGTGTTTGGTGGCTGCGTAACGCTGGCGGTGGTGGTCACCACCTATGTTATCAGCCCGGCCATGCGGAAGCTGGACCTGAAACCGTAG
- a CDS encoding PQQ-dependent sugar dehydrogenase, protein MKIQGLLCGMFIPLLFTHAVLAGEPDKAAPPARKARLQLVTDKFISPVNMAVPHDGTGRLFFCQKEGKVWIVDKKGNQLPEPFLDVSSDMVKVNPAYDERGLLGMAFHPDFKKNRKFYVYYSAPVPNPVKRVLDHKSRLVEFTASATNPNVADPASKRILMEINQPESNHNGGQLVFGRDGYLYIGLGDGGGGGDKHGTIGNAQDLGTVLGKILRIDVNGTPYKVPADNPFVKTAGAKPEIWAYGLRNPWRFSFDKTTGKLFAGDVGQAKYEEVDIITKGGNYGWRIMEGYHDFNVPADADRNKLTPPIHEYDHDLGISITGGYVYRGNAVPALKGLYIFGDYNGKTFVLVPKGNKWERADLELSNRPADNPFILSWGEDEQGEIYMLTSMSTKDGFKGAVYKLVKD, encoded by the coding sequence ATGAAAATACAAGGGTTGTTATGTGGGATGTTTATTCCCCTGTTATTCACCCATGCTGTGTTGGCCGGTGAGCCGGACAAAGCAGCGCCCCCCGCCAGAAAAGCCCGGCTGCAACTGGTAACGGACAAGTTCATTTCCCCGGTCAATATGGCCGTTCCCCATGATGGTACCGGCCGGCTGTTTTTCTGCCAGAAAGAAGGGAAAGTATGGATTGTAGATAAAAAAGGCAACCAGTTGCCCGAACCCTTCCTGGACGTCAGTTCAGATATGGTGAAAGTCAACCCGGCCTATGATGAAAGAGGGCTGCTGGGCATGGCTTTTCATCCCGACTTCAAAAAGAACCGCAAATTCTATGTGTATTACAGCGCACCGGTGCCCAATCCGGTGAAACGGGTGCTGGACCATAAAAGCAGGCTGGTGGAATTTACCGCATCGGCCACCAATCCTAATGTGGCCGACCCGGCGTCCAAAAGAATACTAATGGAAATCAACCAGCCGGAGTCTAACCACAACGGCGGTCAGCTGGTATTCGGCCGCGATGGGTACCTGTACATAGGCCTCGGTGACGGTGGCGGCGGTGGCGACAAACACGGCACCATCGGCAATGCGCAGGACCTGGGCACCGTGCTGGGAAAAATACTTCGTATAGACGTGAATGGTACACCGTATAAAGTGCCGGCAGACAACCCGTTTGTGAAAACAGCCGGCGCAAAACCGGAAATATGGGCCTATGGCCTGCGCAACCCATGGCGTTTCTCTTTCGATAAAACTACCGGTAAACTGTTTGCCGGCGACGTGGGACAAGCCAAATACGAAGAAGTGGACATCATCACCAAAGGCGGCAACTACGGCTGGCGTATCATGGAAGGGTACCATGATTTCAACGTTCCTGCTGATGCCGACCGCAACAAACTGACGCCTCCCATACACGAGTACGACCACGATCTGGGCATCAGCATCACCGGCGGATATGTGTACAGAGGCAATGCGGTTCCTGCCCTGAAAGGCCTGTACATCTTCGGCGATTACAACGGGAAAACCTTTGTGCTGGTGCCGAAGGGAAACAAATGGGAACGGGCAGACCTGGAACTGTCCAATCGTCCTGCTGATAACCCCTTCATTCTCAGCTGGGGAGAAGATGAGCAGGGAGAAATTTATATGCTCACAAGTATGTCTACCAAAGACGGCTTTAAAGGCGCCGTATACAAACTGGTAAAAGACTGA
- a CDS encoding carboxy terminal-processing peptidase, producing MRLKVIIPVVLLSISAGVLAFNKLGHADDPPGRYEVIMNLVGQMLKEGHYQPKAIDDAFSKEVFNKYVRSLDMEKKFFLKSDITRLEPLATHIDDELKGAPVDCFRNINTLIKQRVAEAAGIYPELLSKPFDFTVDEKVTLDPEKLDYPADENARKEAWRKVLKYRTLEKLTDLQEMRDKAKDGDSVKTKTDAQLESEARVKVKQLYDRYFERLKNRQNDNDRFNLYVNAITTTMDPHTDYFPPDEKRAFEEQMAGKFFGIGAQLKEEGDRIKVVSIVTGSPSWKQGQLKANDVIQKVAQGNAEPVDIAGYPVEDAVKLIRGKKGTPVKLTVKSVDGTTKDITIVRDEIVTEETFAKSAIINGQHKIGYIYLPEFYADFNDRNGARSAEDVAKEVAKLKAEKVEGIILDLRFNGGGSLQDVVQMAGLFIPEGPVVQVRSRGGDAVVLRDRDKNVQYDGPLAIMVNEYSASASEIMAAAMQDYKRAVIIGSGQTFGKGTVQRLFNLDDFYPVKDGGSLGALKLTQQKFYRANGGSTQLKGVASDVVLPDPYYDVAERKDSDALVWDEIPRASFTPWINPVPTEALKKNSEKRMATSPAFRLLTENLNTLKKLEKQETYSLNLQTFKAEQKTNTAALKKYDAVNDKVKELSIVNIRSDMEKLGNDSSKIARNKDWIKVRTKDIYLDEAVNVMNDLIAMSLPKMERKPNR from the coding sequence ATGAGACTGAAAGTGATTATCCCGGTCGTGCTCCTCAGCATATCCGCCGGTGTGTTGGCTTTTAACAAGCTGGGCCATGCAGACGACCCCCCTGGCCGTTACGAAGTCATCATGAACCTGGTGGGCCAGATGCTGAAGGAAGGCCACTACCAACCCAAAGCTATTGATGATGCCTTCTCCAAAGAAGTTTTCAATAAATATGTGCGCAGCCTGGACATGGAAAAGAAATTTTTCCTGAAATCTGACATTACCCGTCTGGAGCCACTGGCCACACATATAGACGACGAGCTGAAAGGCGCGCCGGTAGACTGTTTCCGCAATATCAACACCCTCATCAAACAAAGGGTGGCTGAAGCGGCCGGCATCTACCCGGAACTGCTCTCCAAACCGTTCGATTTCACCGTGGACGAGAAAGTGACCCTCGACCCGGAAAAGCTGGACTATCCGGCAGATGAAAACGCCCGGAAAGAAGCATGGCGCAAAGTGCTGAAATACCGCACACTGGAAAAACTCACAGATCTTCAGGAGATGAGAGACAAAGCCAAGGACGGCGATAGCGTTAAAACCAAGACCGACGCCCAGCTGGAAAGCGAAGCCCGCGTAAAGGTGAAACAACTGTATGACCGTTACTTTGAGCGCCTGAAGAACAGACAAAACGACAACGACCGTTTCAACTTATACGTGAATGCCATCACCACCACGATGGACCCGCATACCGATTACTTCCCGCCGGATGAAAAACGTGCCTTTGAAGAACAGATGGCCGGCAAATTCTTCGGTATCGGCGCCCAGCTGAAAGAAGAGGGCGACCGTATTAAAGTGGTGAGCATCGTCACCGGAAGCCCCAGCTGGAAACAAGGTCAGCTGAAAGCTAACGACGTAATTCAGAAAGTGGCCCAGGGGAACGCAGAACCGGTTGATATCGCCGGCTATCCTGTGGAAGATGCCGTGAAACTGATCCGTGGCAAAAAAGGCACGCCGGTAAAATTGACCGTGAAAAGCGTGGACGGTACCACTAAAGACATTACCATTGTTCGTGATGAGATCGTAACAGAAGAAACCTTCGCCAAATCCGCCATCATCAATGGCCAGCATAAAATCGGCTACATCTATCTGCCAGAATTCTATGCAGACTTCAACGACCGCAACGGCGCCCGCAGCGCGGAAGACGTGGCCAAAGAAGTAGCCAAACTGAAAGCGGAGAAAGTAGAAGGCATCATCCTCGATCTGCGCTTCAACGGCGGCGGTTCCCTCCAGGACGTGGTACAGATGGCCGGCCTGTTTATTCCGGAAGGCCCTGTGGTGCAGGTGCGTTCCAGAGGCGGTGACGCAGTGGTGCTGCGCGACCGTGACAAAAATGTTCAATACGACGGCCCGCTGGCCATCATGGTCAACGAATACAGCGCCTCCGCTTCTGAGATCATGGCAGCAGCCATGCAGGACTATAAACGCGCTGTGATCATCGGTAGCGGCCAGACCTTCGGCAAAGGCACGGTACAACGCCTGTTCAACCTCGATGACTTCTATCCGGTAAAAGACGGTGGCAGCCTCGGCGCCCTGAAACTTACCCAGCAGAAATTCTATCGGGCCAACGGCGGTTCCACCCAGCTGAAAGGCGTAGCTTCTGATGTTGTACTGCCGGACCCGTATTATGATGTGGCTGAACGCAAAGACAGCGATGCGCTGGTATGGGATGAAATTCCCCGCGCTTCCTTCACTCCCTGGATCAATCCGGTGCCGACTGAAGCACTTAAAAAGAACAGCGAGAAGAGAATGGCTACCAGCCCCGCTTTCAGGCTGCTCACCGAAAATCTGAACACCCTGAAGAAGCTGGAGAAGCAGGAAACCTATTCTCTCAACCTGCAAACTTTCAAGGCTGAACAGAAAACAAATACCGCTGCCCTGAAAAAATATGACGCAGTAAACGATAAAGTGAAAGAACTGAGTATCGTTAACATCAGGTCAGATATGGAAAAACTCGGCAACGATTCCTCCAAGATCGCCCGTAACAAGGACTGGATCAAGGTAAGGACTAAAGACATCTATCTCGATGAAGCTGTGAATGTGATGAATGACCTGATTGCCATGTCTCTGCCGAAGATGGAACGCAAACCGAACCGCTAA
- a CDS encoding S41 family peptidase — translation MSNRKLNVFLPLLFAVVLAIGMFLGHKMPGSNTGGTTVFFTKPTKGPLQEVMDLIRTKYVDTLDADKVQQEAIDGLLSHLDPHSIYIPPSQLQAVNEDLEGNFQGIGVEFNITADTVNVISVLSGGPSEAAGVQTGDKILKVNDSLVAGNGITPDKIRKLLRGPAGSLVNTTLLRQQKQIQVPIKRGVIPIYSLDASYMAAPGVGYIKINKFSATTFDEFMQAMRKLEKQGMTKLIIDVRQNPGGFMDAAVRIADELLGDNKLIVYTKGKDYPRTDYKTKRPGMFERGALAILTDEGSASASEILAGAIQDWDRGAVIGRRTFGKGLVQEQYDLDNGGALRLTVARYYIPSGRSIQKPYGDGTSYDEDILERFHHGELVNKDSIKITDTVPYKTASGRRVYGGGGITPDIFVPFDTSRFSPSLTAIYTRNTLSNFAYQYYTSNKEAFKRYKDAEDFTKNFQTSPALFDEFKAYAQKDSIPGLQHLNGHDDAEIKTRLKAMLARQLYRTEGFYETINATDPVVKKALEELSKQK, via the coding sequence ATGTCAAACAGGAAGCTGAATGTTTTTTTACCTCTTCTCTTTGCGGTAGTACTGGCCATCGGGATGTTCCTCGGCCATAAAATGCCCGGGTCCAACACCGGCGGTACGACCGTCTTCTTCACCAAACCCACCAAAGGGCCATTGCAGGAAGTGATGGACCTCATCAGAACAAAATATGTAGACACACTGGATGCCGATAAAGTACAACAGGAAGCTATCGATGGCCTCCTGAGCCATCTCGACCCTCACTCTATCTATATCCCCCCTTCCCAGCTGCAGGCCGTGAATGAAGATTTGGAAGGCAACTTCCAGGGCATCGGCGTGGAATTCAATATCACTGCCGATACCGTGAATGTGATATCTGTGCTGAGTGGCGGCCCTTCAGAAGCAGCCGGCGTACAAACAGGCGACAAGATCCTCAAAGTTAATGACAGCCTGGTGGCCGGTAATGGCATCACCCCCGATAAAATCCGTAAACTGCTGCGCGGCCCTGCCGGCTCGCTTGTCAACACCACCCTGTTGCGCCAGCAGAAACAAATACAGGTGCCTATCAAAAGAGGCGTCATCCCTATCTACAGCCTGGACGCCAGCTATATGGCCGCTCCTGGCGTAGGCTACATTAAAATCAACAAGTTCTCCGCCACCACCTTCGATGAATTCATGCAAGCCATGCGTAAGCTGGAAAAACAAGGCATGACAAAACTGATCATCGACGTACGCCAGAACCCGGGCGGGTTCATGGACGCGGCTGTACGCATCGCAGATGAACTGCTGGGCGACAATAAGCTGATCGTTTATACAAAAGGTAAAGATTACCCTCGCACCGATTATAAAACCAAACGCCCCGGCATGTTTGAACGTGGCGCACTGGCCATCCTCACCGACGAAGGCTCCGCTTCCGCCAGTGAAATACTCGCCGGCGCTATACAGGACTGGGACCGCGGCGCTGTCATAGGCCGCCGCACCTTTGGTAAAGGCCTCGTACAGGAACAATATGATCTCGACAACGGCGGCGCGCTCCGCCTCACCGTTGCCCGCTATTATATCCCTTCCGGCAGAAGTATCCAGAAACCTTACGGCGACGGCACTTCTTATGACGAAGATATCCTCGAACGTTTCCATCATGGTGAACTGGTGAACAAGGACAGTATCAAAATCACTGACACCGTTCCTTATAAAACGGCCTCCGGGCGCCGTGTATATGGCGGCGGCGGTATCACTCCCGATATCTTCGTGCCGTTTGACACTTCCCGGTTCTCCCCGTCACTAACGGCGATCTATACACGTAATACCCTGAGCAACTTCGCTTACCAGTATTATACCAGCAACAAAGAAGCCTTCAAACGCTACAAGGACGCAGAAGATTTCACCAAAAACTTCCAGACCAGCCCGGCATTGTTTGACGAGTTCAAGGCCTATGCACAGAAAGACAGCATACCTGGCCTGCAACACCTCAACGGCCATGACGACGCCGAGATCAAAACCCGCCTTAAAGCCATGCTGGCGCGCCAGCTGTACCGCACCGAAGGGTTCTATGAAACGATCAACGCTACAGACCCGGTGGTAAAGAAAGCACTGGAAGAACTGAGCAAACAAAAATAA
- a CDS encoding N-acetylglucosamine kinase, protein MAARTKLIADSGSTKTEWALLGDHEPGIYNTQGVSPYFQTAEQIRQIMEVELIPQLPAGTVIDEVYFYGTGLAQQKNTQLVTACLKAVWPSATVGVDHDLMGAARALCGRTPGIASILGTGSNSCFFDGTTIVKNNPGLGYILGDEGSGAYLGRKVLQYYLYNTFDEELMARFDQKYQTNKDEILENVYRKPLANRYLSTYSTFLSENRGHFLIENILEDGLNDFFFNHLYKYRESWTTSLHFTGGIAWHFRDILKELCELYELPLGKILRTPMEGLIEYHR, encoded by the coding sequence ATGGCTGCAAGAACAAAGCTGATCGCTGACAGCGGATCTACAAAGACGGAATGGGCCTTGTTGGGAGACCACGAGCCGGGGATCTACAACACCCAGGGTGTAAGCCCCTATTTTCAGACAGCAGAACAGATCCGGCAGATCATGGAGGTGGAGCTTATTCCCCAGCTGCCGGCCGGTACGGTGATTGACGAGGTGTATTTTTATGGTACCGGTCTCGCCCAGCAAAAGAACACTCAGCTGGTAACAGCGTGCCTGAAGGCTGTCTGGCCCTCGGCTACTGTAGGTGTCGACCACGACCTGATGGGGGCCGCCCGCGCGCTGTGCGGCCGTACGCCGGGCATCGCCAGCATCCTTGGCACCGGCTCCAATTCCTGTTTTTTTGACGGGACCACCATCGTGAAAAACAATCCGGGCCTGGGTTATATCCTGGGCGACGAAGGCAGCGGCGCCTACCTCGGCAGAAAAGTATTGCAATACTATCTGTACAATACCTTCGATGAAGAGCTGATGGCCCGTTTTGACCAGAAATATCAAACCAATAAAGACGAAATTCTCGAGAACGTATACCGTAAGCCACTGGCCAATCGTTATTTGTCAACGTATTCCACGTTCCTGTCAGAAAACAGGGGCCACTTCCTGATTGAAAATATCCTTGAAGACGGCCTGAATGACTTTTTCTTCAACCATCTGTATAAGTACCGGGAGAGCTGGACCACCTCCCTGCACTTCACCGGCGGCATCGCCTGGCACTTCCGGGACATTCTGAAAGAACTGTGCGAACTGTATGAACTGCCACTCGGCAAAATCCTGCGCACTCCCATGGAAGGGCTTATTGAATATCATCGTTAA